In Nocardia yunnanensis, one DNA window encodes the following:
- a CDS encoding flavin-containing monooxygenase → MASTGGKRVGIIGAGIAGLVTAKVMRDDGFEVVVFDREAAAGGVWIETRTYPGLRTNNSRDTYAYSDHPYPESADVFPNAAQVRDYLASYVERFGLKPLLRLYTEVIRVSETAGGFELRVRGPDGVEDLRFDFVVVCAGVFSTPSLPEIAGSGEFGGPLLHSSQAIDPALVAGRRVIVVGAGKSALDCAAWAGEHARQCTLVFRKPHPMLPRFLPGGTPSDRMVLNRFTESFFRYHRQTRIERFLHGPGRGITDRYWRTVSATLRLALRTPRALVPDAPLPAGIENLGVGDEFFRMARRGRITLRRDSIAAFPGGTAVELAGGGRLDADVVVFATGWRQELEFLAPELEQVVRVDGRFQLYRHILPPTLPRLGFVGYGSSDACQLSAEISAHWLSQHFLGELSLPPIADMHGEITRVGRWLAEALPARPEGYFLGPYLSHHIDELMRDMGLPVRRTDNFVSEYFDTFLPSRYADLTEERLQLRARGSRRRRYVSVRKSLGGVAALTLGFALYRRLRGR, encoded by the coding sequence GTGGCGAGTACGGGTGGCAAACGCGTCGGCATCATCGGCGCGGGTATCGCGGGGCTGGTGACCGCGAAGGTCATGCGGGACGACGGATTCGAGGTCGTCGTCTTCGATCGGGAGGCCGCGGCCGGCGGTGTCTGGATCGAGACGCGCACCTATCCGGGGTTACGCACCAACAACTCCCGCGACACCTACGCCTACTCCGATCATCCGTATCCGGAGTCGGCCGATGTGTTCCCCAACGCCGCTCAGGTGCGCGACTACCTCGCCTCCTACGTGGAGCGCTTCGGGCTGAAACCGCTCCTGCGGTTGTACACCGAGGTGATCCGGGTGTCGGAGACGGCCGGCGGGTTCGAGTTGAGGGTGCGCGGGCCGGACGGTGTCGAGGACCTGCGATTCGATTTCGTGGTGGTGTGCGCGGGGGTGTTCTCCACGCCGTCGCTGCCGGAGATCGCGGGCTCGGGCGAGTTCGGCGGCCCGCTGCTGCATTCCAGCCAGGCCATCGATCCGGCGCTGGTGGCCGGCCGGCGGGTGATCGTGGTCGGGGCCGGGAAGTCGGCGCTGGACTGCGCGGCGTGGGCGGGCGAGCACGCGCGGCAGTGCACGCTGGTGTTCCGGAAACCGCATCCGATGCTGCCGCGCTTCCTGCCGGGCGGGACGCCGTCGGATCGAATGGTGTTGAACCGCTTCACCGAATCGTTCTTCCGGTATCACCGGCAGACCCGGATCGAACGATTCCTGCACGGGCCGGGCCGGGGGATCACCGACCGGTACTGGCGGACGGTGTCGGCGACCCTGCGCCTGGCGCTGCGCACCCCCAGGGCCCTGGTGCCCGATGCGCCGCTGCCGGCCGGCATCGAGAATCTCGGCGTCGGCGACGAGTTCTTCCGGATGGCGAGGCGCGGGCGAATCACGCTGCGGCGCGACAGTATCGCGGCCTTTCCGGGCGGCACCGCGGTCGAACTGGCCGGGGGTGGCCGGCTCGATGCCGATGTCGTCGTGTTCGCCACGGGCTGGCGGCAGGAGCTGGAATTCCTGGCGCCCGAACTGGAGCAGGTCGTCCGCGTGGACGGTCGATTCCAGCTCTACCGCCACATCCTGCCGCCGACGCTGCCCCGGCTGGGCTTCGTCGGCTACGGCTCCTCCGACGCCTGCCAGCTCAGCGCCGAGATCTCCGCCCACTGGCTGTCGCAGCATTTCCTGGGCGAGCTGTCGTTGCCGCCGATCGCCGACATGCACGGCGAGATCACACGTGTCGGCCGCTGGCTGGCCGAGGCGCTGCCCGCGCGACCCGAAGGCTATTTCCTCGGCCCCTACCTCAGCCACCACATCGACGAACTCATGCGCGATATGGGCCTGCCCGTCCGGCGCACCGACAACTTCGTCTCCGAATACTTCGACACCTTCCTGCCGAGCCGCTACGCCGACCTGACCGAAGAGCGACTTCAGTTGCGGGCGCGCGGATCTCGCCGCCGCCGCTACGTCAGCGTCCGGAAGTCTCTCGGCGGGGTGGCCGCACTCACGCTGGGCTTCGCGCTCTACCGGCGCTTGCGCGGACGGTGA
- a CDS encoding GlxA family transcriptional regulator, with protein MSSNPAASGRRRIGILVFDGVKMFDFVGPAEVFVEANQCADGYEVVLVSPDGRDVQTSIGARMAVAAAAGDDIRFDTVVIPGSELPPSRFVTPELLAAACRLSARTRRLASVCSGAFVLSALGLLDGRRATTHWKFAADLARRFPAVTVEPDAIFVRDGTVYSSAGVAAGVDLALALVEEDHGADIARRVAQLMVVPMQRAGGQSQFSASLTGPLPRSPLVRKVVDAICADPAAPHTVQALAAQARVSVRHLTRLFRAELQHSPAEYVAFIRFGVARDLLHAGSSVTEAAVAAGYGTSEALRRAFVARLGISPSKYQQRFRSTGFITASESLVEAAVS; from the coding sequence ATGTCCTCCAACCCGGCCGCATCGGGCCGCCGCCGCATCGGCATCCTCGTCTTCGACGGGGTCAAGATGTTCGACTTCGTCGGCCCCGCCGAGGTTTTCGTCGAGGCCAACCAGTGCGCGGACGGGTACGAGGTGGTGCTGGTCTCGCCCGACGGGCGGGACGTGCAGACCTCGATCGGGGCCCGGATGGCCGTCGCCGCGGCGGCCGGCGACGATATCCGATTCGACACGGTCGTGATCCCCGGCAGCGAACTGCCGCCCTCGCGCTTCGTGACCCCGGAACTGCTGGCGGCCGCCTGCCGGCTGTCCGCGCGGACGCGGCGGTTGGCGTCGGTGTGCAGCGGGGCCTTCGTGCTCTCGGCGCTCGGGCTGCTCGACGGCCGCCGCGCCACCACGCATTGGAAGTTCGCCGCCGATCTGGCCCGGCGGTTTCCGGCGGTCACGGTCGAACCGGACGCCATCTTCGTGCGGGACGGCACCGTCTACAGTTCGGCCGGTGTCGCGGCGGGCGTGGATCTGGCGCTGGCGCTGGTCGAGGAGGACCACGGGGCCGATATCGCGCGCCGGGTGGCGCAATTGATGGTGGTGCCGATGCAGCGTGCGGGCGGGCAGTCGCAGTTCTCGGCGTCGCTGACGGGGCCGCTGCCGCGAAGTCCGTTGGTGCGCAAGGTGGTCGACGCCATCTGCGCCGATCCGGCCGCACCGCATACGGTGCAGGCGCTGGCGGCGCAGGCCCGGGTGAGCGTGCGGCATCTGACGCGCCTGTTCCGCGCCGAGTTGCAGCATTCGCCCGCCGAATACGTCGCCTTCATCAGGTTCGGTGTCGCCCGGGACCTGCTGCATGCCGGCAGCAGCGTCACCGAGGCGGCGGTCGCCGCGGGCTACGGCACCAGCGAGGCGCTGCGTCGCGCGTTCGTCGCGCGCCTGGGCATCTCGCCGAGCAAATACCAACAGCGTTTCCGCTCCACGGGTTTCATCACCGCGTCGGAGTCTCTCGTCGAGGCCGCCGTGTCCTGA
- a CDS encoding acetyl-CoA carboxylase family protein: protein MRVVVANRGEVAVRVVRTARELGYPTTVLHTGEDADGLAVRLAGTGVVLPGSGAAGYLDVESVVRAAAQGTDVLVHPGYGFLSESAEFAAACAAAGLTFVGPAPEVLRVFGDKVAAREAAERAGSTLLPATKAGVSADEVAAFLADHPGGVMVKAAAGGGGRGMRPVTDPAQVAEAVERCRAEALAGFGDDSVYAEALVTRARHIEVQVVADGGAAVALGDRDCSVQRRRQKLVEVAPAPELPPGVRDRLHAEAALIAQAVGCRGVITVEFLVEGANVWFLEVNPRLQVEHTVTEAVTGVDLVALQLDLARGRMLADLDLPKGEPRGWAVQARVNAELLAADGTILPSTGVIARFDAPTGVGVRVDTAARVGMRQSALFDSLLAKIVSHASSYPAALQRCSDALTETVVAGVDTNLHLLRAVLAELSSGSPVTTEWFEEHLDHLRTRAADYEDQTPPQAAEQPAAATFALTEDEQALRSPMGATVVSLAPPGTLLPAGAEIAVLEAMKMQHVLRASEPLRVLRHAVAPGDVVDPHTVLATWTTADHDGPVTESAVADLDSVRADLAEVLARHETTLDAQRPAAVAKRHRLGRRTARENITDLVDADSFVEYGALAVAAQRSRRSLEDLIANTPADGLIAGVATINADRFGPDRSRALVMSYDYSVLAGTQGMRNHVKTDRMLELAREQRLPVVFFTEGGGGRPGDTDHGGISGLDVTTFRAMGALSGQVPLIGIVSGRCFAGNAALLGICDVVIATPDANIGMGGPAMIEGGGLGVYAPEDIGPVAVQRRNGVIHVVAADEAEAVAVARRYLSYFQGALEDWEAPDPRLARHAVPENRLRAYDIRAAIESIVDVGSLLELRRDWGVGIVTALVRVEGRAFGLIANDCHHLGGAIDAPAADKLSAFLQLCGAHGLPIVSLCDTPGFMVGPEAEEHATVTKFSRLFIDAAALDVPFGTVILRKGYGLGAQAMAAGSFRAPRFVIAWPTGEIGGMGLEGAVRLGFAKELAALEDPVQRQAAFDALVKAAYDAGKALTAATVLELDDVIDPADTRRWLRTLR from the coding sequence GTGCGAGTTGTGGTGGCGAATCGTGGTGAGGTCGCGGTCCGGGTGGTGCGGACGGCGCGGGAGCTCGGGTATCCGACGACGGTGTTGCACACCGGCGAGGACGCCGACGGGTTGGCGGTGCGGCTGGCCGGTACGGGAGTGGTGCTGCCGGGGAGTGGGGCGGCGGGGTACCTCGATGTCGAATCGGTGGTGCGGGCGGCGGCTCAGGGCACGGACGTGCTGGTGCATCCGGGTTACGGGTTCCTCAGTGAGAGTGCGGAATTCGCCGCGGCTTGCGCGGCGGCGGGGTTGACCTTCGTGGGACCCGCGCCGGAGGTGCTGCGTGTGTTCGGCGACAAGGTGGCGGCGCGGGAGGCGGCCGAGCGCGCCGGGTCGACGCTGTTGCCGGCCACCAAGGCGGGCGTATCGGCCGACGAGGTGGCGGCGTTTCTGGCCGACCATCCGGGCGGGGTGATGGTGAAGGCCGCAGCCGGCGGCGGCGGGCGCGGTATGCGACCGGTCACCGATCCGGCGCAGGTGGCGGAGGCGGTCGAGCGGTGCCGGGCCGAGGCGTTGGCCGGGTTCGGCGATGACAGCGTCTACGCGGAGGCCCTGGTGACCCGGGCTCGGCACATCGAGGTGCAGGTGGTGGCCGACGGCGGCGCGGCGGTGGCGCTGGGCGATCGGGATTGCAGTGTGCAGCGGCGACGCCAGAAGCTGGTCGAGGTCGCGCCCGCGCCGGAATTGCCGCCGGGAGTGCGGGATCGGCTGCACGCGGAGGCGGCGCTGATCGCGCAGGCGGTGGGCTGCCGGGGCGTGATCACCGTGGAGTTCCTCGTCGAGGGCGCGAATGTGTGGTTCCTGGAAGTGAATCCGCGGCTGCAGGTCGAGCACACCGTGACCGAGGCGGTCACCGGCGTGGATCTGGTTGCGCTGCAACTGGATCTGGCACGGGGACGCATGCTCGCGGACCTGGATCTGCCCAAGGGTGAGCCGCGCGGGTGGGCGGTGCAGGCGCGGGTGAACGCCGAGCTGCTGGCGGCGGACGGGACGATCCTGCCCAGCACCGGCGTGATCGCCCGCTTCGACGCGCCCACCGGGGTGGGCGTCCGGGTCGATACCGCCGCGCGGGTGGGCATGCGGCAGAGCGCTCTGTTCGATTCGCTGCTGGCGAAGATCGTCTCGCACGCGTCCTCGTATCCGGCCGCGCTGCAACGCTGTTCGGACGCGCTCACCGAGACCGTCGTCGCCGGGGTGGACACGAATCTGCACCTGCTGCGCGCGGTGCTGGCCGAGCTGAGTTCCGGCAGTCCGGTCACCACCGAGTGGTTCGAGGAGCACCTCGACCACTTGCGCACGCGGGCAGCCGATTACGAGGATCAGACACCGCCGCAGGCAGCCGAGCAGCCCGCCGCAGCCACCTTCGCGCTGACCGAGGACGAGCAGGCCCTGCGCTCCCCCATGGGCGCGACCGTGGTGTCCCTGGCCCCGCCCGGCACCCTGCTGCCCGCCGGCGCCGAAATCGCGGTGCTCGAGGCGATGAAGATGCAGCACGTCCTGCGGGCGAGCGAACCGCTGCGGGTGCTGCGGCACGCGGTCGCACCGGGCGACGTGGTCGACCCGCACACCGTGCTGGCGACCTGGACGACCGCCGACCACGACGGCCCCGTCACGGAATCAGCCGTGGCGGACCTGGATTCGGTGCGCGCCGATCTCGCCGAAGTCCTGGCGCGGCACGAGACCACCCTGGACGCGCAGCGGCCGGCAGCGGTGGCCAAGCGGCATCGGCTGGGGCGGCGCACCGCCCGCGAGAACATCACCGACCTCGTCGACGCGGACAGCTTCGTCGAATACGGCGCGCTCGCGGTGGCCGCGCAGCGCAGCCGCCGCAGCCTCGAGGATCTGATCGCCAACACCCCCGCCGACGGGCTGATCGCGGGCGTCGCGACCATCAACGCGGATCGCTTCGGCCCCGACCGCTCCCGCGCCCTGGTCATGTCCTACGACTACAGCGTCCTGGCCGGCACCCAGGGCATGCGCAATCACGTCAAGACCGACCGCATGCTGGAACTGGCTCGCGAACAACGGCTCCCGGTGGTGTTCTTCACCGAGGGTGGTGGCGGCCGCCCCGGCGACACCGACCACGGCGGCATCTCCGGGCTCGATGTCACCACCTTCCGCGCCATGGGCGCGCTGTCGGGGCAGGTGCCGTTGATCGGCATCGTGTCCGGCCGCTGCTTTGCCGGCAATGCCGCGCTGCTGGGCATCTGCGATGTCGTGATCGCCACCCCCGACGCCAATATCGGCATGGGCGGCCCGGCCATGATCGAGGGCGGCGGGCTGGGCGTGTACGCGCCCGAGGACATCGGGCCGGTGGCGGTCCAGCGCCGCAATGGCGTCATCCACGTCGTCGCCGCGGACGAGGCCGAAGCCGTCGCCGTCGCGCGCCGGTACCTGTCGTATTTCCAAGGCGCCCTGGAGGATTGGGAGGCCCCGGACCCGCGGCTGGCCCGGCACGCGGTGCCGGAGAACCGGTTGCGCGCCTACGACATTCGTGCCGCCATCGAGTCGATCGTGGATGTCGGGTCCCTGCTGGAACTGCGCCGCGACTGGGGTGTCGGCATCGTGACCGCGCTGGTGCGGGTGGAGGGTCGCGCGTTCGGCCTCATCGCCAACGACTGCCATCACCTCGGCGGCGCGATCGACGCCCCGGCCGCCGACAAACTGTCGGCCTTCCTCCAGCTCTGCGGCGCGCACGGGCTGCCCATCGTCTCCCTGTGCGACACACCGGGTTTCATGGTCGGCCCGGAGGCCGAGGAGCACGCCACCGTCACCAAGTTCAGCCGCCTGTTCATCGACGCCGCCGCCCTCGACGTCCCCTTCGGCACCGTCATCCTGCGCAAGGGCTACGGCCTGGGCGCGCAGGCCATGGCGGCGGGCTCCTTCCGCGCGCCCCGCTTCGTGATCGCCTGGCCCACCGGCGAAATCGGCGGCATGGGTCTGGAGGGCGCGGTCCGGCTGGGCTTCGCCAAGGAACTGGCGGCCCTGGAAGATCCCGTGCAGCGGCAGGCCGCCTTCGACGCGCTGGTCAAGGCCGCCTACGACGCGGGCAAAGCCCTCACCGCCGCAACGGTTCTCGAACTCGACGACGTCATCGACCCGGCCGACACCCGGCGCTGGCTGCGCACCCTGCGCTGA
- a CDS encoding PucR family transcriptional regulator — MRVRDILDAPQLRMRLLHGDENELERTVARVCATDMPDPRPFVTAGALVCTGLVWRHDATDSDRYVGLLAEAGVVGVVAGQALHGRVPEDVVAACKRHGLPLLSAPQSVPFSRIIEYLAERAAEVRWRRVQSRADRQRRLLSAVAAGKGIESLVADFAAEQHVSAWLLTSTGTVVAGTEDLAESDLDRIVATALTAPRLPAVTVGAMRVLQVGAGDRITAWYLVFRPSVPELDPFGADLAAVAELYRQRRADRQHLDWELADRFPVPFAEQSDLGSVAIVCAARDGEVSAVRAVLHDALPGLATSIDQEGRLVGVTDGTQDGVAAVVNQRLSRIVPALNGVRLAVGVGARRPDETLAAAIGAASAACTAARDEAAPISLRVADIDSAVGLLTAVPGGLQRRFAERVLGPVLDYDRRHSAGLLDTLAIFLGCEGSWRQAADRMHLHLNTVRYRIGRIEELTGRDLGRIDDRLDLYLAVRTLAGQTAPV; from the coding sequence GTGCGTGTGCGCGACATTCTCGATGCGCCGCAATTGCGCATGCGGCTGCTGCACGGGGACGAGAACGAATTGGAACGAACGGTCGCCCGGGTCTGCGCGACCGATATGCCGGATCCCAGGCCGTTCGTGACCGCGGGCGCTCTGGTCTGCACCGGCCTGGTGTGGCGGCACGACGCCACGGATTCCGACCGCTACGTGGGCCTGCTCGCCGAGGCCGGAGTCGTCGGGGTGGTGGCCGGGCAGGCGCTGCACGGGCGGGTGCCCGAGGATGTGGTCGCCGCCTGCAAGCGGCACGGCCTGCCCCTGCTGTCCGCGCCGCAGAGCGTGCCGTTCAGCCGGATCATCGAATACCTGGCGGAGCGGGCGGCCGAAGTGCGCTGGCGGCGTGTGCAATCCCGCGCCGACCGGCAGCGGCGGCTGCTGTCCGCCGTGGCCGCGGGCAAGGGCATCGAGAGCCTGGTCGCGGATTTTGCCGCGGAACAGCATGTTTCGGCATGGCTGCTGACCTCGACCGGGACCGTCGTCGCCGGCACCGAGGACCTGGCCGAGTCCGACCTCGACCGCATCGTCGCCACCGCGCTCACCGCACCCCGGCTGCCCGCCGTCACCGTCGGCGCGATGCGGGTCCTGCAGGTCGGCGCGGGCGATCGAATCACCGCCTGGTACCTGGTGTTTCGCCCGTCGGTGCCCGAACTCGATCCGTTCGGCGCGGATCTGGCGGCCGTGGCGGAGCTGTACCGCCAGCGTCGCGCCGACCGGCAGCACCTGGATTGGGAACTGGCCGACCGCTTCCCGGTGCCGTTCGCCGAGCAATCGGACCTGGGCTCGGTGGCGATCGTCTGCGCGGCCCGCGACGGCGAGGTCTCCGCGGTGCGCGCCGTCCTGCACGACGCCCTGCCGGGCCTGGCGACCTCGATCGATCAGGAGGGCCGGTTGGTGGGCGTGACCGACGGCACGCAGGATGGCGTCGCGGCCGTCGTGAACCAGCGGCTGAGCCGAATAGTGCCCGCCCTCAACGGGGTTCGCCTCGCCGTCGGTGTGGGCGCGCGCCGACCGGACGAGACCCTGGCGGCGGCGATCGGCGCGGCGTCCGCTGCCTGTACCGCCGCCCGTGACGAGGCCGCACCGATCAGCCTGCGCGTCGCCGACATCGATTCCGCCGTCGGCCTGCTCACCGCCGTGCCCGGCGGGCTGCAACGCCGCTTCGCCGAACGCGTGCTGGGCCCCGTGCTGGACTACGACCGCCGGCACAGTGCCGGACTGCTGGACACCCTCGCGATATTCCTCGGCTGCGAGGGCTCGTGGCGGCAAGCCGCCGATCGAATGCACCTGCACCTCAACACCGTTCGCTACCGGATCGGGCGGATCGAGGAGCTGACGGGCCGCGATCTCGGGCGCATCGACGACCGGCTGGATCTGTATCTGGCGGTGCGGACACTGGCCGGTCAGACCGCGCCGGTGTAG
- a CDS encoding molybdenum cofactor biosynthesis protein MoaE: MTELLARISEQPLDPAEVEKAVSGPEHGGIVVFTGKVRDHDGGQSVSALEYSAHPQAEQFLHKVCAEVSAASGLPVAAIHRIGPLTIGDLAIVVAVAAPHRAEAFTTCAELVDRIKHEVPIWKRQMFADGLSEWVNACG, from the coding sequence TGGCCCGGATCAGCGAACAGCCGCTCGACCCCGCCGAGGTGGAGAAGGCCGTCAGCGGCCCCGAACACGGCGGCATCGTCGTGTTCACCGGCAAGGTCCGCGATCACGATGGCGGCCAATCGGTTTCGGCCCTCGAATACTCCGCCCACCCCCAGGCCGAGCAGTTCCTCCACAAGGTCTGCGCCGAAGTCTCCGCCGCCTCCGGCCTCCCGGTAGCCGCCATCCACCGCATCGGCCCCCTCACCATCGGCGACCTCGCCATCGTCGTCGCCGTCGCCGCCCCCCACCGCGCCGAAGCCTTCACCACCTGCGCCGAACTCGTCGACCGCATCAAACATGAGGTCCCCATCTGGAAACGCCAGATGTTCGCCGACGGCCTCTCGGAATGGGTCAACGCCTGCGGCTGA
- a CDS encoding TetR/AcrR family transcriptional regulator, whose translation MGRPRQFDESGLLDAAIELFWARGFDTTSVEDVSRATGVGNGSIYAAYGNKRGLFLAAFERYCAARARFVRTTVESAPGSARAAVHALCRAVIADCAAHPDRRGCLMINSIGHLATRIPEVAAIAARTTAEMENGVAHRLRTAMRAAGPVDETELAALSAGIVVTTQGLIQLSRLGIDAERLDRIAEASCAMLPPSWADLTA comes from the coding sequence ATGGGAAGGCCACGACAGTTCGACGAATCGGGCTTGCTCGATGCGGCGATCGAGCTGTTCTGGGCGCGCGGCTTCGACACCACCTCCGTCGAGGACGTCTCCCGCGCGACCGGCGTCGGCAACGGCAGCATCTACGCCGCCTACGGCAACAAACGCGGCCTGTTCCTGGCCGCCTTCGAACGCTACTGCGCGGCGCGGGCCCGGTTCGTCCGCACGACGGTCGAATCCGCGCCGGGTTCGGCCCGCGCCGCCGTCCACGCCCTGTGCCGGGCCGTCATCGCCGACTGCGCGGCCCACCCCGACCGCCGCGGCTGCCTCATGATCAACAGCATCGGGCACCTGGCGACCCGGATCCCCGAGGTCGCCGCCATCGCGGCGCGCACCACCGCGGAGATGGAAAACGGTGTGGCCCACCGGCTCCGGACCGCCATGCGGGCGGCGGGACCGGTCGACGAGACCGAACTGGCAGCGCTGAGCGCCGGGATCGTCGTCACCACGCAGGGCCTGATCCAGTTGAGCCGCTTGGGCATCGACGCCGAACGCCTCGACCGCATAGCCGAGGCGTCCTGTGCGATGCTGCCGCCGTCCTGGGCGGACCTGACGGCCTGA
- the pucL gene encoding factor-independent urate hydroxylase, translating into MTETSGRIVLGPHQYGKAENRVVRIYRDTARHAIRDLNVSSCLRGAFDAAHTTGDQGAVLPTDSQKQTVYTYAKSHGDGSIEDYGLALARHFVDDIEPVASARIEIEEYAWQRVPVGGREHDHTWTRIGPEVRIAAVTVEGVGADRREWVIGGVKDLVILKSTGSEFAGFLTDEFTVLEPAYDRILATSLVARWRFAAPPGDWDAAYHGIRAVLVETFATLHSKALQQTLYAMGRAALEAFDCLAEIRFSAPNKHHFAYDTARFGVPNNGEVFHADDRPYGLIQASVLRQGAPAAGTAWDAYTGAV; encoded by the coding sequence ATGACCGAAACCTCCGGCCGGATCGTGCTCGGCCCGCACCAGTATGGGAAGGCCGAGAACCGGGTGGTGCGCATCTACCGTGACACCGCCCGGCACGCGATCCGGGATCTCAACGTGTCGTCGTGCCTGCGGGGTGCGTTCGACGCAGCGCACACGACCGGTGATCAAGGCGCGGTGCTGCCGACGGATTCGCAGAAGCAGACCGTCTACACGTACGCCAAGAGTCACGGCGACGGGAGCATCGAGGATTACGGGCTGGCGTTGGCCCGGCATTTCGTCGACGACATCGAGCCGGTGGCGTCGGCGCGGATCGAAATCGAAGAGTATGCGTGGCAACGGGTTCCGGTCGGCGGCCGCGAGCACGACCACACCTGGACGCGGATCGGGCCGGAGGTGCGGATCGCGGCCGTCACGGTCGAGGGCGTGGGCGCGGACCGCCGCGAATGGGTGATCGGCGGGGTCAAGGATCTGGTGATCCTCAAGTCCACCGGTTCGGAGTTCGCGGGATTTCTCACCGACGAGTTCACGGTGCTCGAACCCGCGTACGACCGCATTCTGGCCACCAGCCTCGTGGCCCGCTGGCGCTTCGCCGCTCCGCCCGGGGACTGGGACGCCGCCTACCACGGGATTCGCGCGGTGCTGGTCGAGACGTTCGCGACACTGCATTCGAAAGCATTGCAGCAGACGCTGTACGCGATGGGCCGGGCCGCGCTGGAGGCGTTCGACTGCCTGGCCGAGATCAGGTTCTCGGCACCCAACAAACACCACTTCGCCTACGACACAGCGCGTTTCGGTGTGCCGAACAACGGCGAGGTCTTCCACGCCGACGACCGGCCCTACGGCCTGATCCAGGCGAGCGTGCTGCGCCAGGGCGCACCCGCCGCCGGAACCGCCTGGGACGCCTACACCGGCGCGGTCTGA
- a CDS encoding CobW family GTP-binding protein, whose product MSRRIPVLIVAGFLGAGKTTLLNRLLRSRTARIGVVVNDFGAVNIDAMLVAGQVDAMVSLGNGCVCCAVDVSELDGLFERLAHPRQQIDVIVVEASGLAEPRNLIRMVVNSDNPRIRYGGLVEVVDAEHFRESRELHPELGSHLRMADLVVLNKADRVEAAALESLRGEISALVGQVPVYPTSHGHVDPGLLFDVPSRDSRQARVGEQLSFDELWHDDCHDHHHLHDAYDSVSFTSETDLNPRELVALLEDPPAGLFRAKGVLAFAVDDDARKFVLHMVGRHIVVEPTRWSRHEPRVSSLVLIGSGLDRDAVRDRLAATVHRDDDLLDDHALLPIWRYVLDGDAADDALVGER is encoded by the coding sequence GTGAGCCGCCGCATTCCAGTCCTGATCGTGGCCGGATTCCTCGGCGCCGGGAAGACGACGCTGCTCAACCGGCTGCTGCGGAGCCGGACCGCGCGGATCGGGGTGGTGGTCAACGACTTCGGCGCGGTCAATATCGACGCCATGCTGGTGGCCGGGCAGGTCGACGCCATGGTGTCGCTGGGCAACGGATGCGTGTGCTGCGCGGTGGACGTGAGCGAGCTGGACGGGCTGTTCGAGCGGCTGGCGCATCCGCGGCAGCAGATCGACGTCATCGTGGTGGAGGCCAGCGGACTGGCGGAGCCGCGGAATCTGATTCGCATGGTGGTCAACAGCGACAATCCCCGCATTCGCTACGGCGGGCTGGTCGAGGTGGTGGATGCCGAGCACTTCCGCGAAAGCCGGGAACTGCATCCGGAATTGGGGTCGCATCTGCGGATGGCGGATCTGGTGGTGCTCAACAAGGCCGACCGGGTCGAGGCGGCGGCGCTGGAGTCGCTGCGCGGCGAGATCAGCGCGCTGGTCGGGCAGGTACCGGTGTATCCGACCAGCCACGGGCACGTGGACCCCGGCTTGCTGTTCGATGTGCCTAGCCGGGATTCGCGGCAGGCGCGGGTCGGCGAGCAGCTCAGTTTCGACGAGCTGTGGCACGACGACTGCCATGACCACCACCACCTGCACGATGCCTACGACAGCGTGTCCTTCACCTCCGAGACGGATCTGAATCCGCGCGAACTCGTTGCGCTACTGGAGGATCCGCCCGCCGGGCTGTTCCGCGCCAAGGGTGTGCTCGCCTTCGCCGTCGACGATGACGCGCGAAAGTTCGTGCTGCACATGGTCGGCCGGCACATCGTGGTCGAGCCCACCCGCTGGTCGCGGCACGAGCCCCGCGTCAGCAGCCTGGTGCTCATCGGTTCCGGCCTCGACCGGGACGCCGTTCGCGACCGGCTCGCCGCCACCGTCCACCGGGACGACGACCTCCTCGACGACCATGCCCTGCTGCCGATCTGGCGTTATGTTCTCGACGGGGACGCCGCCGACGACGCGCTTGTCGGCGAGCGCTGA